The Dokdonia donghaensis DSW-1 DNA window GCTTTCGCGAAAGCGGAATCCTTTGCCGTAAAAGATGGAAAGTTTATTGCCGTAGGAACCACAGCAGATATAACAGCACAATATCAAGCCACCGAAACTATAGACGCTACAGGTAAAACCGTTTTACCAGGCCTTATAGACGGGCACTGTCACTTTTATGGACTGGGGCAAAACCTACAAATTGCAGACCTCGTAGGTACCGAAAGTTATGATGAGGTTATAGAAAAGGTAACCGCTTTTGCCAAAGCAAATCCAGAAGCAACCGTTATACGAGGAAGAGGTTGGGATCAAAACGACTGGGCGGTAAAAGAATTTCCTACTAAAGATAAGCTAGATGCTCTTTTTCCAGATACACCAGTGGTACTAGAGCGTGTAGATGGTCACGCATATCTTGTAAATCAGAAAGCGCTTGATCTCGCAAAAATAGATAACACCACAAAGGTAAGTGGTGGAGAGATTGTGCTGGTAGATGGTAAAGTGACTGGAGTACTTATAGATAACCCACAAACGCTTGTAGATGCCGTAATGCCTCAAGCCAGCGTTGCCGAAAATGCTCAAGTATTACTAGAGGCGCAAGAACTTTGTTTTTCTTACGGGCTTACTACGGTAAATGACGCGGGTCTTAATAAAGATATAGTAGAGCTTATAGATAGCTTGCAACAGCAGGGAGACTTAAAAATGCGCATCTACGCGATGTTGTCTAACAATAAAGAAAACCTAGATCACTACTTAAGCTCTGGTAAGATTAAAACAGATCGTCTTAATGTGCGTTCTGTAAAGGTGTATGGTGATGGTGCTTTAGGATCTAGAGGTGCTGCGATGCGAGAGTCATATAGTGATAAAAAAGGTCACTTTGGGGCAATGGTAACACCAGTAGATGAAATTAATGAACTTGCAGAGCGTATCGCTGCTGCAGACTTCCA harbors:
- a CDS encoding amidohydrolase; this translates as MRKLLFSLSVLSLFISCDNKQEADLIVTNANVYTVNDAFAKAESFAVKDGKFIAVGTTADITAQYQATETIDATGKTVLPGLIDGHCHFYGLGQNLQIADLVGTESYDEVIEKVTAFAKANPEATVIRGRGWDQNDWAVKEFPTKDKLDALFPDTPVVLERVDGHAYLVNQKALDLAKIDNTTKVSGGEIVLVDGKVTGVLIDNPQTLVDAVMPQASVAENAQVLLEAQELCFSYGLTTVNDAGLNKDIVELIDSLQQQGDLKMRIYAMLSNNKENLDHYLSSGKIKTDRLNVRSVKVYGDGALGSRGAAMRESYSDKKGHFGAMVTPVDEINELAERIAAADFQMNTHAIGDSANVVVLRAYDKVLTSKKDPRWKVEHAQVVSTEDFDVFSDKILPSVQPTHATSDMYWAEDRVGAERIKGAYAYKDLLKQSGLVILGTDFPVEQVSPFYTFYAAVARKDLKQYPEGGYQMENALSREETLKGMTVWAAYSNFEEAEKGSIESGKFADFIIMDQDIMIVDEDAIPNLEVGATYVNGENVYNKL